The proteins below come from a single Phocoena sinus isolate mPhoSin1 chromosome 2, mPhoSin1.pri, whole genome shotgun sequence genomic window:
- the LOC116749321 gene encoding LOW QUALITY PROTEIN: RING finger and CHY zinc finger domain-containing protein 1-like (The sequence of the model RefSeq protein was modified relative to this genomic sequence to represent the inferred CDS: inserted 1 base in 1 codon) gives MAASAQEDGARGQAQGRRGCEHYDRGCLLKAPCCDKLYSCQLCHDNNEDRLLDHFKVKEVQCINCEKIQRAQQTCEECSTLFGEHYFSMCHLFDKDKKQYHCENCGICRIGPKEDFFHCLKCNLCLTINLQGKHKCIENVARQNCPICLQDIHTSXIVAHVLPCGRLLHRTCYEEMLKEGYRCPLYMHSALDMTRYWRQLDDEVAQTPMPSEYQNMTMDILCNDCNGKSTVQFHILGMKCNICEFYNTAQSGGCRISVDQQ, from the exons ATGGCGGCCTCGGCGCAGGAAGACGGCGCCCGTGGGCAAGCGCAAGGGCGGCGGGGCTGCGAGCACTATGACAGAGGATGTCTCCTGAAGGCACCATGCTGTGACAAGCTTTATTCTTGCCAGTTGTGTCATGATAACAATGAAGATCGTCTGCTAGATCACTTTAAAGTAAAGGAAGTGCAGTGCATAAACTGTGAAAAAATCCAACGTGCACAACAGACTTGTGAAGAATGTAGCACATTGTTTGGAGAACATTATTTTAGTATGTGCCATCTGTTTGACAAAGACAAGAAACAGTATCACTGTGAAAACTGTGGAATTTGTAGGATTGGTccaaaggaagatttttttcactGTCTGAAATGTAATTTATGCCTCACAATAAATCTCCAAGGAAAGCACAAGTGTATTGAAAATGTTGCCCGGCAGAATTGTCCAATATGTTTGCAGGACATTCACACAT GTATTGTTGCTCATGTCTTGCCATGTGGACGTCTTTTACACAGAACGTGTTAtgaagaaatgttgaaagaaggCTACAGATGTCCATTATATATGCATTCTGCTTTAGATATGACTAGGTACTGGAGACAGCTGGATGATGAGGTAGCACAGACTCCTATGCCATCAGAATATCAGAACATGACTATGGATATTCTCTGCAATGATTGCAATGGAAAATCTACAGTCCAGTTCCATATATTAGGCATGAAATGTAATATTTGTGAGTTCTACAATACTGCTCAGTCTGGAGGATGTAGAATTTCAGTAGATCAGCAATGA